A DNA window from Zingiber officinale cultivar Zhangliang chromosome 3A, Zo_v1.1, whole genome shotgun sequence contains the following coding sequences:
- the LOC122050947 gene encoding subtilisin-like protease SBT3.7 translates to MAFAIAFLSCSLSAPALSSSTVPLFHLHTRSLRLQIAPLVHRSFGSVSGFPRKIRLNCPRSFNSPDILGSSSPISDQDDSLPMPIVHMDQDSDAYATTVQLSSGDHLGALVAKLYIVYLGETKHENPEHVTDSHLDMLTCLLGSKKDALTSIVYSYKHAFSGFAAMLTEEQAKQLAESPDVISVQPSRNYELPTTWSWDFLEVQYDHSTQLLEKSNYGDGTITGIVDTGVNDDTREVLGNEEAG, encoded by the exons ATGGCTTTCGCAATCGCCTTCCTCTCTTGCTCGCTCTCGGCTCCGGCCCTTTCCTCGTCTACAGTCCCCCTCTTCCATCTCCATACTCGCTCCCTTCGCCTTCAGATTGCGCCGCTCGTTCATCGCTCCTTCGGCTCCGTCAGCGGATTCCCACGGAAGATTCGCTT GAACTGTCCTCGGTCTTTCAATTCACCTGATATATTAGGATCTTCCTCCCCG ATCTCTGATCAAGATGACTCACTCCCGATGCCCATAGTTCATATGGATCAAGATTCTGATGCTTATGCCACAACTGTGCAACTTAGCTCTGGGGACCATTTAGGAGCACTAGTTGCCAAG TTGTATATTGTATACTTGGGAGAGACGAAGCATGAGAATCCAGAGCATGTCACTGACTCACACCTAGATATGCTCACTTGTCTCCTTGGAAG TAAAAAGGATGCCCTGACTTCTATAGTTTACAGCTACAAGCATGCCTTCTCAGGCTTTGCAGCCATGCTTACAGAAGAGCAAGCAAAACAATTAGCAG AGTCACCTGACGTGATCAGTGTACAACCGAGCAGAAACTACGAGCTACCTACAACTTGGAGCTGGGATTTTCTGGAGGTGCAGTATGATCATTCTACTCAACTCCTCGAGAAGAGCAACTATGGAGATGGCACCATCACAGGAATCGTTGATACAG GTGTGAATGATGATACAAGGGAGGTGTTGGGGAACGAGGAGGCGGGATAG